A genomic stretch from Oryzias latipes chromosome 24, ASM223467v1 includes:
- the LOC110017744 gene encoding C-C chemokine receptor type 8-like — MKQLNSSELSSNASVSPGTFILNPSWNYNGLIPSVVLSFSFLLGVPGNIAVIIFKPNFQHLSSVSQKLMLNLVVSDLLCLLTLPLWIYAFLYMWTFGLVACKLLTFFSYCSSYGSRLTVTVLSVQRYLLVVHQKNWTHHTGVRLLLVLLWLVSIILSIPPLVFRQVSTGQNTRLCESQYSSEAQWITVLLVEGLVGFTIFFLVVFSYTRLQKKVKQAAFFNNPQTTRLITSIIVSLLVFWVPYLFFNVLSAAAIFLHNEEFFKYCLKALYTVRALLFVNSCLNPVLYAFTSHIFGCKRKLFS; from the coding sequence ATGAAGCAACTTAACTCCAGTGAGCTGTCTTCCAATGCCTCTGTATCTCCAGGAACTTTTATCCTTAATCCTTCCTGGAATTACAATGGTCTGATACCATCTGTGGTGTTGTCTTTTAGCTTTTTGTTGGGAGTCCCTGGGAACATCGCTGTGATTATTTTCAAACCCAACTTTCAGCACCTGTCCTCTGTGAGCCAGAAACTGATGCTGAACCTGGTTGTTTCAGATCTGCTCTGCCTGCTCACTCTTCCATTGTGGATTTATGCGTTTCTTTACATGTGGACCTTTGGACTAGTAGCTTGTAAGCTTCTAACGTTCTTTTCGTACTGCAGCTCATATGGCAGTCGACTAACTGTGACTGTTTTGAGTGTTCAGCGATACTTGCTGGTGGTGCATCAGAAGAATTGGACACATCATACGGGAGTGAGATTGCTGCTGGTGCTGTTGTGGCTGGTTTCCATCATACTTTCCATTCCTCCACTGGTGTTTCGACAGGTGTCCACTGGTCAGAACACAAGACTGTGTGAATCCCAATATTCCTCAGAAGCTCAGTGGATCACAGTCCTGCTGGTGGAAGGCCTGGTAGGATTTACCATCTTTTTTCTGGTAGTATTTTCATACACCCGTCTCCAGAAGAAGGTGAAGCAGGCAGCATTTTTCAACAATCCACAGACAACCAGGCTGATTACCAGTATCATCGTGAGTCTTTTGGTTTTCTGGGTTCCAtatctttttttcaatgttcttagtgctgcagctATTTTTCTACACAATGAGGAATTTTTCAAGTATTGTTTGAAAGCTTTGTACACAGTTAGAGCCCTGCTTTTTGTGAACAGCTGCCTAAACCCAGTCTTGTATGCATTTACTTCTCACATTTTTGGTTGCAAAAGAAAGCTTTTTAGTTAA